A genome region from Festucalex cinctus isolate MCC-2025b chromosome 17, RoL_Fcin_1.0, whole genome shotgun sequence includes the following:
- the pelo gene encoding protein pelota homolog, with translation MKLLHRDIEKDNAGQVTLVPEEAEDMWHTYNLLQQGDSLRASTIRKVQTESTTGSVGSSRVRTTLTLCVETIDFDTQACQLRVKGTNIEENQYVKMGAYHTIELELNRKFTLAKKSWDSVVLARIDEACDAAQKADVAAVVMQEGLANLVLVTSAMTLLRAKVELTIPRKRRGSCTQHEKALERFYEAVMQAILRHVNFDVVKCILVASPGFVKDQFMTYLFKEAVRQDNKLLLENRPKFMMVHSSSGHKYSLKEILSDPTVTNRLSDTKAAGEVKALEDFYKMLQHEPDRAFYGLAHVERAADALAVDTLLVSDKLFRHQDVPTRARYVRLVDKVKDSGGNVRIFSSLHVSGEQLTQLSGVAAILRFPIADVSEGEDNSSSEED, from the exons ATGAAGCTGCTTCATCGGGACATTGAAAAAGATAATGCCGG GCAGGTGACTCTGGTGCCAGAGGAAGCGGAGGACATGTGGCACACCTACAACCTGCTGCAACAGGGGGATAGTTTAAGAGCGTCCACGATCAG AAAAGTCCAGACAGAATCCACTACGGGCAGCGTGGGCAGCTCCAGAGTCCGGACGACTTTGACGTTATGCGTGGAGACCATCGACTTTGACACGCAGGCCTGCCAGCTGAGAGTCAAGGGCACCAACATCGAGGAGAACCAGTATGTCAAG ATGGGGGCGTACCACACGATTGAGCTGGAGCTCAACCGGAAGTTCACGCTTGCGAAAAAGAGTTGGGACAGCGTCGTGTTGGCCCGAATCG ACGAGGCGTGCGACGCCGCGCAGAAGGCGGACGTGGCGGCGGTGGTGATGCAGGAGGGTCTGGCCAACCTGGTGCTGGTGACGTCCGCCATGACGCTCCTGCGGGCCAAAGTGGAGCTCACCATTCCTCGCAAGCGGAGGGGAAGCTGCACCCAGCACGAAAAG GCTCTGGAAAGGTTCTACGAAGCCGTCATGCAGGCCATACTTCGCCACGTTAATTTTGATG TGGTGAAATGCATACTGGTGGCCAGTCCGGGTTTCGTGAAGGACCAGTTCATGACGTATCTCTTTAAAGAGGCCGTACGACAGGACAACAAGTTGCTGCTGGAGAACCGACCAAAGTTCATGATGGTCCACTCGTCATCTGGTCACAAGTACTCACTCAAAG aAATCCTCTCAGACCCTACGGTGACAAACAGGCTGTCAGATACCAAG GCTGCGGGAGAGGTGAAAGCCCTGGAGGACTTCTACAAGATGCTCCAACATGAGCCTGACAGAGCTTTTTACGG CCTCGCTCATGTGGAACGGGCCGCAGACGCCCTCGCCGTCGACACTTTACTGGTCAGCGATAAGCTCTTCAG GCACCAGGACGTGCCCACCAGGGCGCGCTACGTTCGCCTGGTGGACAAAGTGAAAGACAGCGGCGGCAATGTCAG AATATTCTCAAGCCTTCACGTCTCCGGTGAAC AACTGACCCAACTGAGCggagtggcggccattttgcggtTTCCCATTGCCGACGTCTCGGAGGGCGAAGATAACAGCAGCTCAGAAGAAGACTGA